In the Triticum aestivum cultivar Chinese Spring chromosome 2B, IWGSC CS RefSeq v2.1, whole genome shotgun sequence genome, tattgtagggatggggagaacatgtgtttatgttcatcatgtggataaagaggcctttttgaaaggcaatgttgagacggacccggatgagcttgacatggtgtttgagagtagtcctagctatgcggagcttttgaaacaagtgaggaaagatttgaattggatggaccaaagtgacgttgttgagttcgagggaaggcataatgttggtttaggaatgcacatccgttggaagacaatgcgtgtgaactccgagcaacgttgggttgcatacaaggagacggttgccgaatctctagacaaggctcttgagttatttgcctccaagaaggttgagtctactttgaatttagacttgaaccggaacccctccccgttggttgctaggactcccccacccatgaaccaagatcaaatgagtgaacctcaattcacgcaagaagattggccaacattgagcccgactccaaacaaccaaaatgaaggttttgaagaggagaatgatgagtacgaggaggatgacaacgaagttgacctccatgacaacaatgtgggtgatctcaaccaatatcatgtgcaagagacaatggaccaatccatccctttttcccgtgcatatgcatcggactcggatgacgatggtcctgatgaagaagttgatgaggaggggttcacaccgaaggaggccgaagcattcaagaaggtattcgggtgggatcacaagacaccattgttcaaggatcttagtctcgcggatgaagccgttgtggatggtggaaaatgcatatctcttggagctaggccaagttctcaccgtgatttggaagacggcaagaacgggatatatcccggttgtgagtttcaatccttcttggaattgaagatgtgactcgacaactactcggttacacattatcgtccacataaagtggccaactcggacatgaatgtgcgttacacggtcaaatgtgaagtgccaacatgtccatggattgtgcgtgcaaggccatggaaaggaggtcccacttggcgcatagtgagttgtctaccaactcacatgtgccggcacaagaatgcggatggcaagcttgtgtaccaacaacacagacaactcacatccgagttcattgcttacaggctgtccaaccaaatatccacacttccaacaatgagcatcaagagtgtcattgaccttgtgaaagccatctttcattacaaggtgaagtacggcaaggcatggaaggcgaagcaagccgcattcaagatgttgtatggcaattgggaggaagcatacaaccgactccctaggttgttgttagctatggccgccacaaacccaggcatggttcacgtggttgagccccatgggcaccaaacattgattcataacgggaggaccgtccgagtatttggccgtgcattttgggcctttgagcaatgcgtgagggcttttgagcattgtcggcccgtcatcgccattgatggcacgttcttgaccggacaatacaagggcactttattggttgcaatagcaagtgatgccaataaccgggtgttgcctttggctttcgctttggttgaggtggagaacaatgataactgggagtggttcttgcgtcaactgagaacaagggtattacccgctgaaagggaaatttgtgtcatatcggatcgccatcctggaattctaaatgcggtggtggttgacattcccggacatacaaagttgcatcatcgatggtgcatgaggcactttcgtgcaaacttctatagggcatgtggtatcaaggagttggccgatgatcttcaggattgttgtctcgctttcaccaacaagtggttttccacattgttcaatgcattgctcagacacaagaaacttgaccgtggtgatggtcttggtcgtgctggtggtagaggtcgtggtgatggtgttggtcgtggtgaaggtcttggccgtggtggtggtagaggtcgtggtgGTGGTCTTGGCCGTGCTGCTGGTAGAgtccgtggtggtggtggtggtataggccgtggtggtggcggtagaggccgcggtggtggtgtaggccgtggtgatggtggaggcagtggtgatcttggccttggcggcggccgtagtggaggaatgttctcttggctcaatggaccattgccgtatgtgacttattatgatcttgttcttttggctcAATGCTTTTATTGTCATTTTGTATTGTGTGACTAACTATTATATTGCCATTTTCATAGGTATGGAAACAATGAAGGGGGTGGAGGACACGGAGGGGGAAGGTGAGATCCCTTGGTGGTGGGAGGAGGGAGAAGAATAAGAAACTACATGGACCGTGATTTGGACAAGTATATGtgctatgtgtgtatgactatgtgaggGGACTAATATTTCTGTGTATGACTATGTGAGATCCctatgtgtgtatgactatgtgatttCGACAAGTATATGTGGtatgtgtgtatgactatgtgatttAGACTACTATTTCTGTGTTTTGGACGCCTACATTTAATTTGGATATGATTATGTGGCATCTTTAtgaatcaaaaaacaaaaaaaccagcAGTTATTTGAAAATAGCAGTTAGTGCAGCAAGCTTGCATTAggtgtgatcctgcaacacgcatcatccagctacatatgaaagaaaaacaatgttaacttgacagcaagcttgcattgctaatgaataaatgagttgatcacaaaacagaccaactacctgtcggtacaagtaggcaagagtcgctgaaccccagctccatttgctatcgaagacggtcaacgccttcagccacatccatggagcgttcttgccagtggagtcaggaaacaaagtcctcgacacaatgtaccacatatacccacgagcatgtgtctggatcacatcatcagttgCATCCGGAGGGCACGCCGCCAAGttattttgaatccacgtgaaagcagctccggctgccttcctttccctcttcttcttctcttctccctcctctacatcatcctcaacctcggtaggagccataccgataagagcaatcatctgctcgcgccacccatcagaatcggtgctcatacatagaggCCTAAATCGAGCAAACCAAACAAATCAAGGGTTCCATTAAATCATGGACAAATCTCTAGAATGGCAACAAATTTACGGAACAAAAAAAAAGAAGGGAagagtttacctagtaggatggattggggatcgaatccacggatcaaatcttcagatctgagagggatgtggggggattagatgggggcgccgccgccgccgctgctctctgtccAGAGAGCGGAGAGGTGAAGAACTGCCTGGTTGGGCTGGGGCGGCCGCGCTTAAGTcactgtgcagcgcccaagggctaggcgctgcacgtcaaagtgtggcgcctagctcttaggcgctgcacaggtgcgtgtggagccgcaactggaccagggctgccacgctggcaggatgtgcgacgcctaagaaaaaggcgctgcacagtagggtgcggcgcccagctgtcgggcgccacaccaaagggtcagcagagtgaaattttttcatgaacaggtcagtttgtgatttgatttgggtctcaggtcaaatatgtgatttctacCCCCACCCGGCCCCACTTCGCCAACCTTCAAAATCTCAAATTGCGGCTTTCTCGCGAAGCCACGAACGTAATAAATCACCCGGCTTCCCTGCTCCTTCCGATTGGTCGAGTAGTGGAATCCCCTTCCCCTCCACCATCAAAACCCTATTTCCGGCGGGCCTCGTACTGGGTGCGGTGCTGGCGATGGCCGACGGCGTCGTCTCGTCTGCCGTCCACCCGAACGGGCACTCCCCGGAGTTCGTCTTCCGGCAGTACCGCGGCCGCCGCGCCGGCATTGTGAAGGCCCTCACCgaaggtccccccccccccccccccccccccccctcttctctctctggTGTGGATTTTGGTGCGGTTTTTTTTCACGCTGATGGTTAATTTTATCTGTTTATTGGTCCGCAGATGTGGAGGAGTTCTACGAGCAGTGCGACCCCGGTGAGTTTCCTTACTTCTTCTGATGTTGATTTTGGGGGAGATGGAATTTGTGGTTTTCATCTATTAGCAGGTAGAAATATGTACAAAGGCAGCCCCAAGGTTAATAATATGTAGTTTCACTGACGTTATTTGATTGCCTCGTGATGCTTGATGTAGTTGCTGATTCCATAATATTGGTAGTTTTCATTCGTTACCAGTGGAATGATTGATGAACTAATTCCGGTGGTCTCCGATGGAACGAATTTGATAAAGAGCGATGAGTCAAATTTAAAAGTTGGGGAGTCAAATCAGGGCAGAATTGCGAGTTTGGTGATAATATGGTGCAACGGAAATTCTGTATGCCTTGTCTGATTGCGATACCAGAACATGTAACCATCACTTCTGCTTATATTCATTCAGATGTAAATTGGAGAAACTACCGTGAATACTAACAATGTTGGTAAATTGGAATGGCCTGTCGAGCTTTGAGTGGCCAAAGGATTGAGCTGCAGAATTGGAAGTCCCGAATTCCCAATCGCCTCTGTCTGTAGTTGGGTGTCACTGCAAAATGCGTAGTGTTGCTGTACTCTGTGTCGGCATCAGCTTGTATGTGCTTGTGGGTTTTCATTAAATTAATGATACTGCATGCACTAGCATGTTCATTTTGTGCTATGTCGTTTTCTGGGTTACTTGTGGAACAAACAAGGTTGTCATCTTCGTAGGCACAACTCTGACTTGTGATGACCCTTTATTTGCCAGACGAGAAGGCCTTGTGCCTCTTTGGACTGCCTGATGGGACCTGGGAAGTGAGTCAACTACCTGAGGAGATCCCTGTTCAACTTCCTGAGCCAGTATGTGGGATAAACTTTGCTCGTGATGTTACACCCAAGAAAGTTTGGCTATCTATGATAGCTATTCATAGTGATGCATGGTTAATGTCCATAGCATTTTACCACGCGGGTCGTGTCTCATTTGACAGAGTTGGCAGGTGTGCTGCTTTTCTTTACTGCAAACGCTatatttcttcttttcttttacAATCACTTTCTTTTTCAAGCAGGACATTCTATGCGTTGAATGTATTGCGTGATACAGTCCATACTTTGCTTGCTACAACTTACTATGCACAAAGACGTTCAGCACCGTGTCATACATttcatttcattttcatttggaaATGTCTCAATGAGAATTTGTAATGTATGTAAATCTGTGAGTCTTAGTTCCTTTTGCTAATCTTTGTCATAATTCACTCAGATAATGGACCTTATTTTTTAAAATGCCTTTTCTCCCTTTTACCTTCTTATTTCTCATAGAGCCTAGAATTAGTTGTTAGGTGCATACACCTCTTTACAATTCTTGTAACCCAACAAGTGTAGAGTGTtctgataaatatttgaatcttttcacTAGTTGAATATAAACCTCTACTAATTGAATGATGTCTGAACGAAGAAAAAAGCTGATCAAAATGGTAACTGGAGCAGTACTGAGGATGTAAATTTGGTGGAAAGTATCAGTACTGATATTCTTATCTAGCTTGCTGTATATTTCAAGAAATCATCAGTATTTAAGCATTTCTTACTGTCTATAGTGATGTTCTAACTTCAATTGATGAATGCTTCATTGTTTACATTTTCAATTGTATTTATATCCTCTAAAGTATCTTCTACTGCCTCTGTACAAGTCTCTCAAAtgtcttatactccctccatcccaaaattcttgtcttacatttgtataaatacggatgtatctaacactaaaacgtaactagatacatccgtatttagacaaatctaagacaagaattttgggacggagggagtatttaggaacggaggtagtataTGTCATGATTGTTGGATAATTTTGCAACAGTTTCACTTTTTTTTATGGTGCATAGATTGCAGTATTGTCATTATCATTTCCAGCCATTCATTTTGTCTTCGGCAAAAACGGGCCAGACGTAATGTGTTTTTTAAACTTGGCCTTCTTTGGGTATGATGGGCAGCATTCCTCCTGCTTGTTCTTGTCTAAGAACCAAAAACTTGGAGGACCAATTTGCTTTTCACTTCAACTCATGCCGACAGATGTGTGCAACTTTTTGAGATAAACAATCATACCTACTTAATGAACTGCTGCTGTCTTCTAAAGTTGCAATGATAGTGCTCGGTCCTGAACCTATGTGGCATGGTTCTCCTTTACGTTCTTGCTTCTGACCAGAGCTTGTTTTGTGATGCATGTCATTTCTATGCCAGCCTAGATAGGTGTATCCGGAGTATGGTGTTTAGTTTGGTACGAAGTACTGATTGCTATCATGGAGTTTGATAATGGTGCTGAAGTGGCACTTGTATTTTGGTTGCAGGGAACAGCTCTTCAGGTTGATCAATCGTCTTCCCACCGTCTATGAAGCTGTGACAGGAAGCTATGAAAGGCAAGCACAGACCCCCAACGGCAGCAGGAAAAATAAGTCCAGCTCCCAGGTTAACATGCGCTGACCACACGACATTCCTTATTTGTTGTCCATATCAAACACAGGCTTTATCAATTATCACTCATTCTGCATCCCATTCCAGCCACCAAACCAATTCACTTCTAACTGCAAGCCGGTGACACCGGCCCTGCCGATGCCCAAGGAAGATTACTACGCCGATTTCAACAGCTGGAAGGTAATGGAGGACCGGCCAATGCTCAAGGAAGAGGATGGTGGCAAAGAGGGTGGAGGCAGCGAGGATCAAGCTATAACCAAGTGTGCCGGTTGCCAGGAGATCTACAGCGCTAACGACGGGCACCTATGGATTGGCTGCGACCACTGTCAGAGGTGGTTCCACGGCAAGTGTGTCGGCGTGACTGCTGAGATGGCGAACGGAATCGAGGACTACATGTGCCCTGGTTGCAGCTACAAAGCCACGACGAAAGCTTCTGACTCGATATAGCGGTGACGATGAAAGCTTCCGACTCGTGATGGTGGTGACTGGTGATGCTTGAACCATGGGAAATCTCTCATTTCCCAACGATGCATGCTGTTTGCTCCGCTGTTGCGTTAGCTTGGTGACATGTTAGGATTTTGGCTGGTGATGGGGACATGAGGTGGATTTGTACACCTGCAGGCAACCGAATATGGTGCTCCATTTTTGAATTATGACACCGTTTCAAAACAAAATCATCTGAGCGGACATAGTGTAGGTACTAGGTAATCATATGTTGGCAGTATGAGCAGGCCATCTGCTTGCCTTCCTAGTGTTGATGGACCATTGAGCGTGGAAACCCAGCTCTAGAGTAATTAAATGATTGGTTAGtaaattgatttttttttaaacaaggcaaaagatttgccattttcattaattaagaagaggTTTCGTTACAAACAGACCGCCAAGCGGTCAAAAGGCGAAACAattactctcgcggcattacaCTACGCAAATGTTTGGCGCCCGCAATGGCCCAAATGGACACTTCTTCTTTGATGCATCGCATGATGATCGCCAGCGGTGCCGCCTTGTTCCTGAAGACGCGCGCATTTCTTTCCTTCCAAAGTTCCCATCCCACAAGAAGGAGAAGGGAAGATAGAGCTTTCGTGGGTTGACCATTGTTAGTGAGTAGCGCGTCCCACCAAGATTTGACCGTGGTAAACTGGAACCAAGGAGTCGTGGGGATATTTAGACCAAGCCAGGCAAACACCTCATTCCAAACTCTAGTAGAGAACCTGCACTTGAAGAGGAGGTGAGCTGCAGATTCTTGCACCTGATTACAGAGTGGACATCGGTTGCAATTAGGCCATCCTTGCTGTTGGAGCCTATCGGCAGTCCAAATTCTGTTTTGAGTGACAAGCCAGGCAAAAAATTTACACTTGGGGGGTGCCCAAGCCTTCCAGACAGTGGCATGCAAGCTTGAGCGAGTAAGGCCAGCAAACTGCGCAATATAAGCAGACCTAGCTGAGTACTGGTCATCGTTGGGTTAACTTCCAAAGGGTGGTATCCTTAACACCAGGCCGGATGATGACATTCAGAAGCTTCTCCCATAATGCCAAGAATTGTTGGAGGTGCTCAAGCGTGAGGCCGTTATGGTAGTCAATTTGGTTTATCCAGTGCCCATCCCTCAAGGTTGTGGCAACAGATGCCCCCTTCTTGCGTGAAATCTCAAAAATCTTTGGAGCAATGTCTTTTGGCCTAAAACCCTCCAGCCAAGGCGACTCCCAGAAGGAAGCCTTCTGTCCATCGCCAATCGCGACCTTAGTCACAGCCGCAAATAGGTTACGGTCATTGGCCGTGCAAGGTGTCCCCATACTGCACCACACACGTGGTGGGTCGTCCCAGTCGAGCCAAAGCCATCGCAGCCGGAGGGCAGCGGCAAACTTGCCCAGGTGCAAAATGCCAAGGCCTCCAAATTCTTTTGGCCTGCAGACGAGCTCCCAGTTTACTTTGCACTTTCCACCAGTTACCTTGTCAGTTCCGGCCCAAAGGTAGGCTCGCCGCAACCTATCGATCGCCTTGAGAACCTCCCCCGGAAGGTCAAGCGGTGTAATGTGGTAAATGGCCACCGTCGTAAGGACCGCCTTGACCAAGGTCATGCGACCCGAGATAGCAACATGCTTGCCTTTCCAAGGCGCCAATTTGCCTGCAGCCTTGTCTTCCAGCATTTGGAGATGTATCCTCCTTAATCTTTTGAGTGCGAGTGGGAGGCCAAGGTAGCGAATAGGGAAGGAGGAGCGGCATGCCGGGAAGGATTGGAGAACGTCATctaggtccgcgttggcacatctGATAGGGGCTACAATACTCTTTGTGCAGTTTGTGGAGAGGCCGGTGGATTCACCGAAGGAAGTAAGCATGGCTGCAAGGAATTGTACGTCCTCCTTGACGGGGGCACAGAAAACTGCGGCATCATCGGCATAAAGAGAGGCACGAATCCCCATGTGCCTCCTAAGGAGGGGATGAAGCTtgccttgtgttggggaacgtagtaatttcaaaaaatttcctacgtgcacgcaagatcatggtgatggcatagcaacgagaggggagagtgttgtccacgtaccctcgtagaccgtaagcggaagcgttatgacaacgcggttgatgtagtcgtacgtcttcacgatccgaccgatccaagtaccgaacgtacggcacctccgagttcaacacacggtcagctcgatgacgatccccgggctccgatccagcaaagcttcggggatgagttccgtcagcacgacggcgtggtgacgatgatgatgctctaccggcgcagggcttcgcctaaactccgcgacgatatgaccgaggtggaatatggtggagaggggcaccgcacacggctaaggaacgatccgtagatcaacttgtgtgttatggggtgcccccctgcccccgtatataaaggagggagggggggaggtgcggccggcccccttggggtgcgcctggaggagtcctactcaggactcccccctcttgccttggtggagaaggaaaggggggaggggaaagaggaaaaggggggcgccgccccaccttccttgtcctattcggactagggggggagggggcgcgcggcctgccttggccggccctcctcttctccctcatggcccactaaggcccattaacctccaggagggttccggtaaccccccggtgttccggtaaaatcccgatttcacccggaacctttccgatgtccaaacataggcttccaatatatcaatctttatgtcttgaccatttcgagactcctcgtcatgtccatgatcacatccggaactccgaacaaactccgaacaaagatgtttcaatggagtcaaatgacaacatgggcactattcaaaatgctatcctacagaataactatggcttatccaactttggggtgaacgtggtaacgggatcctaatgtcagagttagtaaattcgtttaacccgagtagaaaagagttcagagtcccagagtaaaggtcgaggagtaaaagatcctagtaccacccgatggtgacgtgggcccataaggcacacagccaagttagtaaaagtttttgtaatgtctagactcgacttcggccaaggagtgtggaagggggattcctacaggcagtcggctctgataccaacttgtgacgcccccggtttaatcgtacactaatcatgcacgcaaatgtgtacgataaagatcagggactcacgggaagatatcacaacacaactctacaaataaaataagtcatacaagcatcataatacaagccaggggcctcgagggctcgaatacaagtgctcgatcatagacgagtcagcggaagcaacaatatctgagtacagacataagttaaacaagtttgccttaagaaggctagcacaaactgggatacagatcgaaagaggcgcaggcctcctgcctgggatcctcctaactactcctggacgtcgtcagcgggctgcacgtaatagtaggcacctccggtgtagtaggggtc is a window encoding:
- the LOC123045570 gene encoding PHD finger protein ALFIN-LIKE 4, with the protein product MADGVVSSAVHPNGHSPEFVFRQYRGRRAGIVKALTEDVEEFYEQCDPDEKALCLFGLPDGTWEVSQLPEEIPVQLPEPVCGINFARDVTPKKVWLSMIAIHSDAWLMSIAFYHAGRVSFDRVGREQLFRLINRLPTVYEAVTGSYERQAQTPNGSRKNKSSSQPPNQFTSNCKPVTPALPMPKEDYYADFNSWKVMEDRPMLKEEDGGKEGGGSEDQAITKCAGCQEIYSANDGHLWIGCDHCQRWFHGKCVGVTAEMANGIEDYMCPGCSYKATTKASDSI